The Paenarthrobacter aurescens region CTCTCACCGGTGCTATAAAAAATCTATACCAGCCACCACAGATAAGGCTGGCACAACAGAGTCAGCATCAAGACCAAAGGAGTGAGAACCACATGCTGATGCGCACTGACCCGTTCCGCGAATTCGACAGGCTCGCACAACAGGTTTTTGGCACAACAGCACGCCCGGCCGGAATGCCGATGGATGCATGGCAGGAGGACGGACAATTCGTTGTTGCCTTCGATCTGCCAGGGGTGGATCCGCAAACGGTTGACCTGGACGTCGAGCGCAATGTCCTCACCGTAAAGGCAGAACGTAAGTCGCCCGCTGGCGAGAACACCGAGATGATCGCCGCCGAACGCCCCCAAGGCGTCTTCAGCCGCCAACTCATCCTCGGTGACACCTTGGATACCGATGGCGTCCAGGCAAGCTACGACGCCGGCGTGCTCACACTCCGCATCCCCGTTGCCGAGAAGGCCAAGCCGCGGCGCATCGAAATCCAGTCCAGCGGGCAGAGGCAGGAAATTAACGCCTAAGCCCGTCCGCCCTGCCGGAAGGCTCACCCGGGGGTGGCTGACCGGCGGGGCGCCGAGCGGGAACAACGGAGGCGGCCGCATCGGAATAGTTGGGCGCAGGCTTCGCGCCACGTCACAGCGTTTTTTAGCGCACATGAAAGCGACCCCCGCCCGTCGTCTCCCGAGTTGATGGCCCCCGGTCCACGCCGGGGGCCATCTCCCAGTCCGCAGCAGGAACCAGTCCGCAGCAGGAACCGGAGCAGCAGGTGAGCACCCAACCTGACCACTACGCCACTCTTCACGTGTCGCCGGACGCGACGGCCCGTGAAATCACCCGCGCCTACCGCTCGCTGCTACGGACGCATCACCCGGACACACGCCAGAGGGCCGACGACGGCGGCACCACCTCCGCGGCCGACCTCCAGGAACTGCACGCCATCATGCAGGCGTACGTCGTTTTGTCGGACCCAGGAAAGCGGGCGGCATACGATCGTGCGCGCAGAACACCCGGTAGTACTGGCGGGACGCCGGTGAAAGTGCGCTTCCACCGCTCCGGGTCCACGGCTCCCCAACGCGAGCAGTCCCCATTGTCGTTTGGACCGTCCCGTTGGGATCCTTCACCCCGCAATCTGAGATCACCGAGGAGTAATCCATGAGCGCTTGGCGTCCCTATGACGGCCACATCATTCCCGCGTTCTATGAGCGGTTCGAGAAACGTTGGGGGAGAGGGACGGCACCTTTCCTGGACCCCGAAGTCCACGAACAACCCATGCCCCGCGCTCAATGGATCAACCCGGACACCGGCGCTGCCGTGGCCGTGGTTCCCATCTGGACCGACGATCCCGAGCACCGCTCTTTCGGCGTTTTCTACCTCCCGCCGGCCGGGGATATCTGGATGCTTCGCCCAGGACCAACGACGTTCCTGGAGCCCAGCGGGGGAGCCAGCCGCGAGCAGGTCACTCTCCGCAACGATGCCTTCAAGAAGGCCGTCAACCACGCCAAGGAGTTCATTTACGGGCCGCAGCTTTAGGGGGCGTGCTTTCCTCAACCAGGGGTGAGCTCTCGGCTCTAAGTGGGCACCAAAGTGCCGAGAAGTCGCCCCTCGGCGAGGGGCGTGAAGCGCAAAAGAAGGCTGGTGCAGCCTGCGGAACGAATCCCAGGCGGCTGCACCAGCGGCTAGTACGACTTTCTGTTATTAGTTGTGACACCGATTCATTGGCCGCTCCTAGTTCCCGGCTTCGATTGTTTCCGGGTCTTGCAAAGTCTGCACAGGGCGGGGAAGAGCAGAAGTGGCGGTTGAGGGCTCCATCCCCGGGAGAACACCTCCCATTTTACGGCGGCCCTTGGGAAAAAGCGCTGGAATTCGCGGTATTTCAGGGGAGCCTCCCGGGCGGGCGGGGCGCCCCGTGGCACGATAGATCACGATGAAACTGCGCGCTGATCAGACCGGAAACCGTGGCCTCCCCATGCCCCTTTGGCTGCAGGGTGGTTTGGAAGCGGCTCAGGCAGCGTTCATTTCCGCCATTGTTGTGATCCTCCCGCTGGTGGGAGTGTGGGCAACGGACGGGTTCCAGGACCGGAACGTGGACTCCTTGGCACGGCTGGGCGGCCAGGCTTGGCTGCTGATCCACGGTGTCCCCCTGGAGCTGGCACAGGTCAACATCGGCACCGCGGCCCAACCAGGTTCCGGTTTGTTGTCCCTCTTTCCCCTTGGCCTGACGCTCATCCCGTTCCTGCTCTCATGGCGCGCAGGCCGCAGGCTCGCCCGGGCGTCCTACACGGACCAGCTGTGGCAGGCCTTCTTTGGTGCGTTTGTGGTGTACGCGGCGTTCGGGACTGCCACCGGATTCATTTGCCGGACACCGGAAGTCGGCATCAATCTTTGGTTTGCCATGACCATTCCGCTGATCTCCTTTGGCCTGGGCATGATTGTTGGTGCCCGGCGTGAGGCAGGCTCGTGGAGCCGGCTGATCGGCGTCGACGCCGTGGCGTGGCTTGCTAAGACCAGCCAGCATTCCCGCTGGGCCGGCTCCTACGTGGGCTCGGCTCTGAAGGCCGGCTTCGTGGCCACCATGGCTTCGGTCTGCCTGGCAGCATTGCTCCTGGCCGTCACCATCGTGTGGCACTGGACGGACATTATTGCCGTCTACGAGGGACTGAAAGCCGGCGCCATGGGCGGTGCCGTGCTCACCATCGCACAGCTCGGCTACCTGCCCAACCTCGTCATTTTCGCCCTGTCGTGGTCCACAGGGGCCGGCTTCTCGCTGGGTGTCGGCTCAACAGCGGGTCCGCTGGGCACCGCCGTCGGACCTCTTCCTGCCCTTCCCGTCCTTGGTGCCCTTCCCGCGGGACAGCTCGAATTCGGGGTCATGGCCCTTGCACTGCCGGTTGTCGCGGGGATCCTGGCGGGTTGGTGGTTCCTGCGCGAAGGCGAGAACCATTTTGACGAGTGGCTCTCCATCAAGATCAAAGCCCGTTGGTTCACGGCCGCCGTTTCCACCCTGTTCCTGGGCGCACTCATCGGCTCCGTTGCCGGGCTGCTCGGCGGTGCCCTTGCATGGATCGCCCGCGGTTCAGCGGGCGTTGGGCGGCTCACGGAAATCGGACCCCACCCGTTGTGGATGGCAGTATGGCTGGCCGCCGAAGTGGGCATCGGCGTCGTGATTGGCTACGCAGTGGGGCCGTGGCTGGAACGCAGCCAGAAGCAGCGCGAGGCGAACCTCGACGAAGCAGCGTACGACGACGAACACGCCTGAGTGGGTCCGCTCGGCTAACGCCGGGGCGAGCCTACCGCAACGGCCCCGGCATGGAGTTCTCCAGCTGCGTGAGGCACTGCGTCTTGGCAGATTCCGTGAGCGCGCTGCGTGAGCAGTCCTGGTACGTGCTGACCTGATTGAAGAAAAGCGTCGACGTCAGGATCAGCAGGCACATCACAGCCGTGACAACCAGGCCCGAAATTGTCCCGAACAGCATCAGCCTGGGGTGCTTGTGCTTCAGCGTCCGGACCAACACCACAATGCCCAGCACCAACGCGGCAAGCGTCAGGATGGCGCTCAACCACACGTAGTTCACATTCAGCGAGAAAACGAAGAACGCGCCCAAAGCCGCCAAAAGGAAGGCGCGGAAGAGGTTCTGGCTCACGCCAAGGGCAGACTTCTCTGCCTCGGAGCGGGGTTGTTGGTTCGGCTTGGAACCGACGTCGGGATTCATGTTTTCCAGCCTACGCGAGCCGCCCATAAGCTAGTGCAATGCGCATTGTTGTCCTCGTCTCCGGTACCGGTTCAAATCTTCAGGCAGTCATCGACGCCGTGAAGTCGGGTGAACTGGATGTCGAGATCGCCGCTGTGGGCGCCGACCGGCCCGATACCTACGGTGTTGAGCGCTCCGACGAAGCCGGGATTGAGACGTTCGTGGTCAACTTCAACTCGTTCGATACCCGTGCCGAGTGGGATACCGCCCTGCGCGACAAAGTCCTGTCCTACCAGCCGGACGTGGTGGTTTCCTCAGGCTTCATGAGGATCGTCAGTGCCGACTTCATCGACGCTTTCGGCGGCAAATACGTCAACACGCACCCAGCCCTGCTGCCGTCGTTCCCGGGCGCCCACGGAGTGCGCGACGCAATCGCCTACGGCGTGAAGGTCACTGGGTGCACCGTTCACTGGGCCGACGCCGGCGTGGACACGGGCCCCATCATCGCCCAGGAAGCGGTGACAGTTCTCCCTGAGGACTCGGAAGAATCCCTGCACGAGCGCATCAAGGTAGTGGAGCGCCGCCTCCTGGTTCAAACGCTCGCTGACCTGGCTGCCGGCCCCGCCTAGGGGCCGGATCAGGAGAGGACGCGCTGCTTCGTCTCCGGGGCGAAGAACGCCATCCACAGCACGGACAGCAGCACCAGCCCGCCAGCCATGGCGAACGACTGCGCCAAGCCGAACTCCGGCCAGAAGAACGAGGCGAACACCAAGGGGCCGAAGCCTGCGCCGATGCGGGAGAACGTAGAGGCCCAGCCGAAGCCGGAGCCACGAAGTTCCGTTGGGTACAGCTCGGACACATACGCATACAGAACCGGAATGGCCACCTGGACCACAAAGCCGAACACCAGCAGCCAGAACACGGCAGCCGACGGCACATCCACCACGAACGCCACAATCACCAGCGTCAGCGCGGACAACGGACCGGTGATGGCCAGGATCCACTTACGCCCAACACGCTCCACCAGCAGGGCGGCAACAACGACGCCCAAAAGTCCGACCGCGGCCATGCTCGCCGTGGTGACAAACGCCTTGTACTCCTCGAACCCGGCGCCGATGAGAATGCGGGGCATCCAAGTGAGCGACAAGTAATAGACCAGCAGGATGCTGAAGAACAACGCCCAGGCCGCTGTGGTGATCTTCCAGTTGAACTGCCAGATCCCACGCAACTGCGCCCAGGCACTGCCGGGGGAGAGACGCGGCGCGGCCTGGGGTTCAGGCAAGCTATACGCCCGCGCCTCGGCGCCGGTTGCCTTCACCAAACCATCAATCACGGCAGCCGCCTCAGTGCGACGACCCGCACGAATCAGGAACAGCGGAGACTCCGGAACGGAACGCCGCACCCAAAACACCAGCAACGCCGGCAGCACCATGATCAGCATGGTGAGCCGCCAATCGCCAAAGGCCGCCACAAGCCCGGCGGAGACAAAGCCGCAGAGCGCGGCACCAATGGGCCACCACCCATCCATGGCCGTGAGCACCTTGCCCCGTTGCTTCCGGGGCGTGAACTCACCCACCAGCGCGTAATCCACGGGGATGCAGCCGCCCAAGCCAAAGCCGGCCATGAAGCGGAAAAGGCAGAACCACACAATGTCCGGGGCGAAGGCACCCAGAACCGTGAAGATGCTGAAAATCAGGAGGGTGGCTGTGAATGCCTTTTTGCGGCCGATGGTGTCCGCAATGGTGCCCCACGCAAACGCGCCCACGGCCATGCCAATAAGGTTGGCCGTGCCGATCCATGCAGCGTCAGCCGGCTGCAAAGACCAGTGCTTGGACAGTAGCGGTATCAGGATGCCGTTGAGTGTCACATCCCAGGCGTCGAACATGAACCCGAGCCCGCCGATCAGGAAAATCCGCCCCTGGACCTTCCACCGCCATGGCAGTTCCTGCACCACTTGTTCGCCGCTGGGCACGGCTGTGTATGTATTCATTTGCCCTCCTGCATGCAACTTTATGCGCTGGGGCCCACGCTGCAGGACGCGTTACTTCCGGTTCTCGATTGCCCTTCGCAGGAAACCGCCGGCTTCTTCCAAAGCACCCTTGGCCTGACCTGCCTCGATGCCCGTCAGGAGTACCAAAATGGCCGCTTTCACCGAACCGCCAACAGAGTCCAGAGCCGCCGCAGCCTCCTGGGCCGAAACCCCGGTGGCGTGCTGAACCGTGCGCTGCGAGCGGGCCAGCAATTTCTCGTTGGTGGCACGCAGATCCACCATGAGGTTTCCGTACGTCTTGCCGAGCTTCACCATCACCAAAGTGCTGATCATGTTCAGGACAAGTTTCTGCGCCGTGCCCGAGTTCAGCCGGGTGGAGCCCGCAATGAACTCCGGACCCACAACAACCTCAATGGCGGCAACGGCCAGATGGCTCACGGCCGAACCCTTGTTGCACGCCAGCGACGCCGTAAAAGCTCCCCGCTTGCGGGCTTCCTCCAGGGCACCGATCACGTACGGCGTCCTGCCCGAGGCCGTAATGCCCACGACGGCGTCGGCTTCGGTCACGTTCACGTCGTGCAGGTCCCGCGCGCCGGCAGTTGCATTGTCCTCGGCATACTCCACCGGCTGCTGGATCGCTTTGGTGCCGCCCGCGATCAGCCCGACGACGAGTCCCGGCGGGGTACCGAACGTCGGCGGGCACTCGCTCGCATCCAGCACACCGAGCCGCCCGGCCGTTCCCGCTCCCACATACAAAAGGCGGCCACCGCGCTGGAGTCGCTCCGCAACGGCGTCGACCGTTTGAACAATCGCCGGACTGGCGGCCGCAACGGCGGCGTGTACTCCTGCACTGTGGGCGAGCATCGCTGCGACGAGTTCTTCAGTGCCAAGGATGTCCAGGTTTTCCAGGCCCTCGGCTGTGGCCTCGGTCTGCAGTCCGGCCAGTTCCGTGCGCAGGCCCGCTAGGTTGTCGGCGTTAGTCGGGCCAGTTTGTTCCGTCACGATGGATGTACCTTTCCTGGATGAGCCCGCGGCGCGTCGCAGCGAGGGCAGCACCATCCAAGCCATCGCCCAGCGGCGCCACCACCTCAATCCCAGCCGAAGCGAGGGACTTCCGCAAGAGCGACGCGAAGAAGTCCGAGCCCACCACACCGCCCAGAAGCGCCACGCGAGGGCTGCTGCCGTTGTCCCCGCCCGACGCGAGCTTCACCGTATGGGTCAGAATGCGGCACGCCTCGCTGACGATGTCATGTGCGACGGCGTCACCCGCCTCCGCGGCGTGCAGAACCAGCGGCGCGAACCGGGCCATTGCCCGGTAGGGGTTCTCGTTTGCCGCGAGCCAACCCGGAAGCATTTCGGGCGACTCAACCAGAGCGCCAGCAGCAGCGGAGAGGGACGTGGCCGGGCCGCCGTCGTGCGCTTCAAGAACTGCCTGAAGACCCTGCTGGCCAATCCACCGCCCGCTGCCGCGATCGCCCAAATAGGGACCCCAACCGTCGGCGCGGTGCAGATTGCCCGCTTCGTCAAAGCGGAACGCCACGGCGCCTGTGCCAACAATGAGGGCGGTTCCGGGGGCGCCCTGAAGTGCTCCAAGCTGGGCGGCCGTGGCATCAGAGAGGACGGCTGCGGGCACGCTGAATCTTTGGGACAACATGGTGGCCAGCTCCTGCGACTTTTCCGCGGACGCCTCAACCCCTGCCACAGCCGCGCCAACGCCGGTGATCCCGCTCATCGGAAGGCCGGGCGGAAGGAGGCTCACAGTTTCGAGGAGGAGTTCGAACGCGAGGGTGGGCCCGTTGTCCACGTGCACCCCGGGGAAACCGTGCTGGTCCGCGGCGCCCAGCAACTCCGTACCGCTGCGCAGCTCCACGCGGCAACGGCTCTTCCCAACATCGGCAACAAGAACAACCTCGGTGGCTTCCATGGATCAACCCTATGTTGCGGGGCCCGTTCTGCGTGGTTGGTTGGTGGTTTAGCGCGCAGAGCGGG contains the following coding sequences:
- the purN gene encoding phosphoribosylglycinamide formyltransferase — encoded protein: MRIVVLVSGTGSNLQAVIDAVKSGELDVEIAAVGADRPDTYGVERSDEAGIETFVVNFNSFDTRAEWDTALRDKVLSYQPDVVVSSGFMRIVSADFIDAFGGKYVNTHPALLPSFPGAHGVRDAIAYGVKVTGCTVHWADAGVDTGPIIAQEAVTVLPEDSEESLHERIKVVERRLLVQTLADLAAGPA
- a CDS encoding J domain-containing protein, which codes for MSPDATAREITRAYRSLLRTHHPDTRQRADDGGTTSAADLQELHAIMQAYVVLSDPGKRAAYDRARRTPGSTGGTPVKVRFHRSGSTAPQREQSPLSFGPSRWDPSPRNLRSPRSNP
- the murQ gene encoding N-acetylmuramic acid 6-phosphate etherase is translated as MTEQTGPTNADNLAGLRTELAGLQTEATAEGLENLDILGTEELVAAMLAHSAGVHAAVAAASPAIVQTVDAVAERLQRGGRLLYVGAGTAGRLGVLDASECPPTFGTPPGLVVGLIAGGTKAIQQPVEYAEDNATAGARDLHDVNVTEADAVVGITASGRTPYVIGALEEARKRGAFTASLACNKGSAVSHLAVAAIEVVVGPEFIAGSTRLNSGTAQKLVLNMISTLVMVKLGKTYGNLMVDLRATNEKLLARSQRTVQHATGVSAQEAAAALDSVGGSVKAAILVLLTGIEAGQAKGALEEAGGFLRRAIENRK
- a CDS encoding iron ABC transporter permease → MGGSRRLENMNPDVGSKPNQQPRSEAEKSALGVSQNLFRAFLLAALGAFFVFSLNVNYVWLSAILTLAALVLGIVVLVRTLKHKHPRLMLFGTISGLVVTAVMCLLILTSTLFFNQVSTYQDCSRSALTESAKTQCLTQLENSMPGPLR
- a CDS encoding N-acetylglucosamine kinase, with translation MEATEVVLVADVGKSRCRVELRSGTELLGAADQHGFPGVHVDNGPTLAFELLLETVSLLPPGLPMSGITGVGAAVAGVEASAEKSQELATMLSQRFSVPAAVLSDATAAQLGALQGAPGTALIVGTGAVAFRFDEAGNLHRADGWGPYLGDRGSGRWIGQQGLQAVLEAHDGGPATSLSAAAGALVESPEMLPGWLAANENPYRAMARFAPLVLHAAEAGDAVAHDIVSEACRILTHTVKLASGGDNGSSPRVALLGGVVGSDFFASLLRKSLASAGIEVVAPLGDGLDGAALAATRRGLIQERYIHRDGTNWPD
- a CDS encoding Hsp20/alpha crystallin family protein; protein product: MLMRTDPFREFDRLAQQVFGTTARPAGMPMDAWQEDGQFVVAFDLPGVDPQTVDLDVERNVLTVKAERKSPAGENTEMIAAERPQGVFSRQLILGDTLDTDGVQASYDAGVLTLRIPVAEKAKPRRIEIQSSGQRQEINA
- a CDS encoding MFS transporter, with translation MNTYTAVPSGEQVVQELPWRWKVQGRIFLIGGLGFMFDAWDVTLNGILIPLLSKHWSLQPADAAWIGTANLIGMAVGAFAWGTIADTIGRKKAFTATLLIFSIFTVLGAFAPDIVWFCLFRFMAGFGLGGCIPVDYALVGEFTPRKQRGKVLTAMDGWWPIGAALCGFVSAGLVAAFGDWRLTMLIMVLPALLVFWVRRSVPESPLFLIRAGRRTEAAAVIDGLVKATGAEARAYSLPEPQAAPRLSPGSAWAQLRGIWQFNWKITTAAWALFFSILLVYYLSLTWMPRILIGAGFEEYKAFVTTASMAAVGLLGVVVAALLVERVGRKWILAITGPLSALTLVIVAFVVDVPSAAVFWLLVFGFVVQVAIPVLYAYVSELYPTELRGSGFGWASTFSRIGAGFGPLVFASFFWPEFGLAQSFAMAGGLVLLSVLWMAFFAPETKQRVLS
- a CDS encoding DUF6350 family protein, whose protein sequence is MKLRADQTGNRGLPMPLWLQGGLEAAQAAFISAIVVILPLVGVWATDGFQDRNVDSLARLGGQAWLLIHGVPLELAQVNIGTAAQPGSGLLSLFPLGLTLIPFLLSWRAGRRLARASYTDQLWQAFFGAFVVYAAFGTATGFICRTPEVGINLWFAMTIPLISFGLGMIVGARREAGSWSRLIGVDAVAWLAKTSQHSRWAGSYVGSALKAGFVATMASVCLAALLLAVTIVWHWTDIIAVYEGLKAGAMGGAVLTIAQLGYLPNLVIFALSWSTGAGFSLGVGSTAGPLGTAVGPLPALPVLGALPAGQLEFGVMALALPVVAGILAGWWFLREGENHFDEWLSIKIKARWFTAAVSTLFLGALIGSVAGLLGGALAWIARGSAGVGRLTEIGPHPLWMAVWLAAEVGIGVVIGYAVGPWLERSQKQREANLDEAAYDDEHA